The following nucleotide sequence is from Chromobacterium rhizoryzae.
ATGCCTTCGCCCCAGAGCACTCGTTTGGCTTGTTGCATTACTGATACACCTTGTCTGGAAATCTACTTCAATCTCAATTGCGCCTGGAAATTCATCGGCTTGTCAGCCGGGCCTGGCCGCCGCGGGCGAAGAAGCGCATGGGCTTTGAGCCACGTCATGGCCGGAACGGCCCGCATCCGGTAATAACACCCTGTTCAAACTGTGTACACGATCGCTAAAATGCGCGACATTTTGCAGCAAGAGCGGCGCCCTTGTCATGCAAAAGAGTTTGTTAATTTTCAGCGTCGGCCCGGCGCCGCGGCAGGCTTCAGTTTCGGCTGCCGGCGCAATCCGCCTTGGCGGACGCGGGCTGGCCGGGCAGGGTCAACGCTTTGGGTTTGATGGCTTCCAGGTGGCAATCGGCGGCGCGGAAGCTCAGGTCTTTGCTGCGGACGGCGTCGGCGTCGTACAACAGGCGCCAGAAGTGGGCGTCCGGACGGCGGAAAAAGCCGACGACGCCGATGAACTGAGCGTCTTTTTCAATGGTGACGTCTTCTAGCGTCACTTTACCACCTGGCAAAAAGGTCAGTTCTTTGCTGTTGATCAGACTGTCGCCCAGCAGTTCTGATTCAGGCTTGCCGCTGGACAGGGCCTCCATGGTCAGGCGGTTGAAAGCCTGCTGGTTTTTGAGCTGGTAGACATGCACCACCACGGACAGCGGTTTGCCTTTGGCGTCGCGGTTTAGCGACGGGCTGCCTTCCGCTTTGATGTCGATGGTCTTGGTGCTGGAACAAGCGGTCAGAGAGGCTATGGCGATGGCGTAAAATAGGGCGCGGGCCCGTTGCCAGCTGGGGCGTTTTTTCATCATGACGGCGGTTCCTAACGATTGGATTTGTGACTATCTGCTATCGAAAGTATCCCAAATTTTTGGTTTAATTGGAATGCATGCTCCGTCGCAAATTGATTTGCATACGGCGGTTAAAATCAGAGATCGGGTAGCTCAAGCTATTGATTTAAATTGTAATGTCATTTATCGTCTCGCGTCAAAATGCATTTGAACTATATCTTGCCGATCCTGGTGCTTGGCATCGTTTTGCTCCTGTCCTGGCTGGGCTGGAAATTCTTCTTGGGACAGCCCCGCATCTTGGAAGGGAGCCGCTCGCCAAAGCCTGTTCTGCCTGGGGCGGAGGCTTTGGCCGGAGCCATGGCCGCAGGGCCGGAAACACTGACTGAAAAGCGGGCGGTGAGCGCCGCTTTTTTGCGTGCGTCGCGCCGGGCGCCCAGCGCCGCCGCGCGTTACTGGCGGGTGTGGCTGCCGGTGGTGTCGCTGTTGCTGGTGGCGCTGGCGGTGGCGATCACGCTGAAATTGAATCGTTTTCATCGCAGTCCCGAGTTCGAAGCGGCAGAATATGCGCAGGGCATAAGAATTAAGCAAACGCTGTTGGAAGAAAAACTGGTGCCCCCGCCGCCGCTTCCGCCGGAAGCTTTTGTCAACGTCATAGCGGAGCGCCCAAGCTTGGGCCATGCGGACCGGGACTGGAGCAAGCTGAATCCGGAGTTTGTGCAGGTGGTGCTGCGGGTGATGGAAAAAATGAAGGCCAGGGGCTTCCCCATGGTGCTGCTGGAAGGCTATCGCAGCCCGGAGCGCCAGGACTCGCTGGCCGGGCAGGCCACGCTGGTGACCAAGGCTAAAGGCGGACAGAGCAAGCATCAATACGGCCTGGCGGTGGATTTGGCGCCGATCCGCGAAGGCAAGGTAGTGATATCGGAACGCGATCCCTGGGCGATGCAGGCTTACAACGCGCTGGGGGAAGAGGCGACGGCGGCCGGCCTGACTTGGGGCGGCAACTGGAGCTTCAAGGACTTCGGGCATATCGAGCGCTCAGGCTCGCTGAAGTCCCTGCTCAAAAAATAACGGTTTAAAAGAAGGTGGTGGGTGTTTATGAAAGGTTGGCTGCGTCACGCCAAAGTGGCTTCGGCAATCGGGTTCCTGATCCTGATCGCTTTGATCTGGTTCCTGGGGCCGTGGTTGGGCTTGGAGTCGCTGGAGGCCCGTTTGGGCTGGATTATCGGCGTCATGTTGTTTTGGGTGCTGACCCTGCTGGTGGGCCAGGTATTGGCGCGCCGCGCCGGCGGCCTGCTTGAGCGCATGCTGCGCAAGCAGGCGGACGAGGCGGTCATCAACGCCAGCTCCGACAAGCGCGCCGAGGTCACCCTGCTGCGCCAGCGGCTGCTGGGGGCGATCGACACCCTGAAGAAATCCAAGCTGGGCAGCGCCAGCGGCAGCGCCGCCTTGTACGAGCTGCCGTGGTACATGATCATCGGCCACCCGGCGGCGGGCAAAAGCTCGGCCATCCTGCAGTCCGGCCTGACCTTCCCCTTCAGCGACAAGAGCGGCATCCAGGGCGTGGGCGGCACCCGCAACTGCGACTGGTTCTTCTCCACCGAGGGCGTACTGCTGGACACCGCCGGCCGCTACGCCACCCAGAGCGAAGATAGGGTGGAGTGGCTGGAATTCCTCAAGCTGCTGAAAAAACACCGGGCCAAGGCGCCGGTCAACGGCATCTTGATCGCCATCAGCCTGCCGGAGCTGGCGCAGCACCATAGCGAAGGCTTCACCCTGTACGCGCGCCAGATCCGCGAGCGCATTCACGAGGTCTGCAACACCTTCGGCCTCTTGGTGCCCATTTATCTGGTGTTCACCAAGCTGGACCTCTTGGGCGGTTTCGCCCAGTTCTTCCAGGACGCCAGCGACGAGGACCGCGCCAGGGTCTGGGGCGCGACGCTGAGCGCGGACCAGGGCACGGGCTTCGACGTGGCCAATGTGACCGGCCAGCAGTTCGAGCTCCTGTACCGCGGCCTGGTGCAGGCCGGCGAGGAAAAACTGATCCAGTACCGCGGCGATCAGGTCAAGCCGGCCCATTTCGCCTTCCCCATCGAATTCCACGGCCTGAAAGAGGCGGTGGTCAAGTTCGTCAAACTGCTACACGAAGAAGACCCTTACCACGCGCGGCCTTTGCTGCGCGGTTTCTATTTCTCCAGCGCCCTGCAAGAGGGCGTGCCGCGCATCGTGGCCGCCAATCGCGTGCAAGGCCAGTTCGACCTGAGCCAGGGCGGCCAGGAGATGAAGCAGGCGCCGGCGTCTTACAGCTACTTCCTGCGCAATCTGTTCCGCGATGTGCTGTTCCAGGATCAACACCTGATCTCCCGGCAGACCAAGCCCAGCGGCAGCCGCTGGCGTCTGTTCGGCATGGCCGCCGGAGTGTTGTCGCTGGCCGCGCTGGCCAGCTTCTGGACCTGGTCCTTCATCGGCAACCAGCATTTGCTGGACGAGGTGAAGGCCGAGCGCGCGCAGGCGCAAAAGCTGGCCGCTAGCGGGCAGCTGTACGACAAGCTGCGTTCGCTGCAGATCCTGCAGAAGCGCCTGGAGGAATTGCAGTCCTACCGCAAGAACGGCGCGCCGTGGCAAGTGGGCCTGGGTCTGTACCAGGGCAAGGAGCTGGAGCCGCAACTGCGCCGCGAGTACTTCGCCGGCCTGAAGGAAGCGATGCTGCGCCCGGTGCAGCGCAATCTGGAAACCACGCTGGTGGCCCTGAAGCCGGAAGCGCCCGCGCCTACGCCCGCGCCCGCTCCGGTGGTGAGCGAACCGCCCAAGCCGGCCGCGCCGGCTCCGGCGCCGTTCAAGCCCAAGCCTAAAAAGCACGCGCCGCGCGGCGGCCTGCCCAATATCAACTTGAGCGCGCTGGATTGGCCGCAACGCGCCACCACGGCCAAGCTGGAAGCTTCCGCCGCGCAAGGCGAGACCGCCGCTGCGCAACGCAATCCGCAGCAGTTGGACGCCAGCTACAACGCCTTGAAAACCTATCTGATGCTGCACGAGCAGAAGCGCATGGACGAAGCGCATCTGATCGACCAGCTGCCGCGCTACTGGCGGCCTTACCTGGAAAGCCAGCGCGGCCAGTATTCGGTGGAAGAGGTGATGGCGGTGGCCGAGAAGCTGGTAGCCTTCTACGTCAGCCAGATCAAGGAAGCGGATCTGCCGCTGATCGACAACAACGCCAAGGTGGTGGGCGAGGCGCGCGAGGTGTTGCGCGGCTCCTTCAAGCGCCTGTCCGCTCAGGAGCGGGTGTTCAATGAGATCAAGGCCCGCGCCAACACCCGCTTCGCGCCGCTGACCGTGGCGCGGATCCTGGACAACCGCGACCTGGACGTGATGGCCGGCAGCCAGATGGTGGAGGGGGCTTACACCCGCGAAGCCTGGAACGGCTACGTCAAAGCCGCGATCGACGAAGCCAGCAAGGGCGAAATCCGCAGCGACGACTGGGTACTGGCCTCGTCCTCTCAGGACAATCTGGGCCGGGACGGCGACGTGGAGAAAAACCGCGCCGCGCTGGAAGCCCTGTACCG
It contains:
- the tssJ gene encoding type VI secretion system lipoprotein TssJ produces the protein MMKKRPSWQRARALFYAIAIASLTACSSTKTIDIKAEGSPSLNRDAKGKPLSVVVHVYQLKNQQAFNRLTMEALSSGKPESELLGDSLINSKELTFLPGGKVTLEDVTIEKDAQFIGVVGFFRRPDAHFWRLLYDADAVRSKDLSFRAADCHLEAIKPKALTLPGQPASAKADCAGSRN
- the tssM gene encoding type VI secretion system membrane subunit TssM; translation: MKGWLRHAKVASAIGFLILIALIWFLGPWLGLESLEARLGWIIGVMLFWVLTLLVGQVLARRAGGLLERMLRKQADEAVINASSDKRAEVTLLRQRLLGAIDTLKKSKLGSASGSAALYELPWYMIIGHPAAGKSSAILQSGLTFPFSDKSGIQGVGGTRNCDWFFSTEGVLLDTAGRYATQSEDRVEWLEFLKLLKKHRAKAPVNGILIAISLPELAQHHSEGFTLYARQIRERIHEVCNTFGLLVPIYLVFTKLDLLGGFAQFFQDASDEDRARVWGATLSADQGTGFDVANVTGQQFELLYRGLVQAGEEKLIQYRGDQVKPAHFAFPIEFHGLKEAVVKFVKLLHEEDPYHARPLLRGFYFSSALQEGVPRIVAANRVQGQFDLSQGGQEMKQAPASYSYFLRNLFRDVLFQDQHLISRQTKPSGSRWRLFGMAAGVLSLAALASFWTWSFIGNQHLLDEVKAERAQAQKLAASGQLYDKLRSLQILQKRLEELQSYRKNGAPWQVGLGLYQGKELEPQLRREYFAGLKEAMLRPVQRNLETTLVALKPEAPAPTPAPAPVVSEPPKPAAPAPAPFKPKPKKHAPRGGLPNINLSALDWPQRATTAKLEASAAQGETAAAQRNPQQLDASYNALKTYLMLHEQKRMDEAHLIDQLPRYWRPYLESQRGQYSVEEVMAVAEKLVAFYVSQIKEADLPLIDNNAKVVGEAREVLRGSFKRLSAQERVFNEIKARANTRFAPLTVARILDNRDLDVMAGSQMVEGAYTREAWNGYVKAAIDEASKGEIRSDDWVLASSSQDNLGRDGDVEKNRAALEALYRGQYAAAWKKFLIGVTTRDFSNPAQSASAMARLSDKQSSPIKLVLARAAMETAWDNPSELNRSLENAKQSMLEKTAEFLKGGSAPAQADKAKLYGEVGRQFAGVAQLVKGDNPPINAYLDQLAKLKAKLAAISSTDEPGPQARAALQATLGGSGSELGDTASFVDNTLLSQVTPETGEMVRPMLVRPLTQSYNALLGPVANDINQAWANEVLPQWKQLAGKYPFADSSNSASVAEISRFVKANDGTLDKFINKYLNGLVQKKGDQLVPRAWGNMGVKFNPAFLSSVSSLSALANAQLQDGENTRFELQPTPTPGLSEIVFEVDGQELRYRNGPQAWQPFTWPGNGQNAGARIQVVSYSGASSVVGNQPGRMGLMRLLSSAKVSQDSPDSAQLTWNLRKADGEAQTVKFNFRMVGGVNPLQLNKLYKLTLPERVTL
- a CDS encoding M15 family metallopeptidase — its product is MNYILPILVLGIVLLLSWLGWKFFLGQPRILEGSRSPKPVLPGAEALAGAMAAGPETLTEKRAVSAAFLRASRRAPSAAARYWRVWLPVVSLLLVALAVAITLKLNRFHRSPEFEAAEYAQGIRIKQTLLEEKLVPPPPLPPEAFVNVIAERPSLGHADRDWSKLNPEFVQVVLRVMEKMKARGFPMVLLEGYRSPERQDSLAGQATLVTKAKGGQSKHQYGLAVDLAPIREGKVVISERDPWAMQAYNALGEEATAAGLTWGGNWSFKDFGHIERSGSLKSLLKK